Proteins co-encoded in one Megalops cyprinoides isolate fMegCyp1 chromosome 1, fMegCyp1.pri, whole genome shotgun sequence genomic window:
- the wbp2 gene encoding WW domain-binding protein 2 has translation MALNKNNSESGGVIINNSESVLMSYENVELVFNDADSLPEPFRKSKKGSVYLTPYRLIFLAKGRDALQSFMMPFYLMKNCEVKQPVLGANYVKGTVSAEPGGGWEGSATFKLVFASGGAIEFGQYMLQVAAQASRGQPVTAGFGCPYMANGAYAYSPPPPANGMYPAGPPPGYSYPTPPPPGGFYAAPPAFDSSAAYMPPPPYSGPLGQAPHDPDLPRSAAAEAKAAEAAASASCAAAPPSHVYLPEDKPPPYSPPEDKKTQ, from the exons ATGGCGCTCAACAAGAATAATTCTGAATCAGGAGGTGTCATCATCAACAACAGCGAGAG TGTCCTGATGTCATATGAAAATGTGGAGCTAGTCTTCAATGATGCAGACAGCCTTCCAGAGCCCTTCAGGAAGAGTAAGAAGGGCAGCGTCTACCTGACCCCATACCGG CTTATCTTTCTGGCCAAGGGTCGGGATGCACTGCAGTCCTTCATGATGCCTTTCTATTTGATGAAAAACTGTGAGGTGAAGCAGCCTGTGCTGGGAGCCAACTACGTCAAGGGCACAGTGAGCGCGGAGCCTGGGG gtggcTGGGAGGGTTCTGCTACCTTCAAGTTGGTCTTCGCCTCTGGGGGCGCCATTGAGTTTGGTCAGTACATGTTGCAAGTCGCAGCGCAAG CGTCCAGAGGGCAGCCTGTGACTGCTGGTTTTGGTTGCCCTTACATGGCCAATGGAGCTTATGCTTAttcccctccacctcctgctAATGGGATGTACCCAGCTGGACCCCCACCAGGCTACTCCTACCCTACACCCCCACCGCCAG GCGGGTTCTACGCGGCCCCTCCCGCTTTTGACAGCTCAGCAGCCTACATGCCCCCACCTCCTTACTCTGGACCCCTGGGACAGGCCCCTCATGACCCTGACCTGCCCAGGAGCGCAGCAG cgGAGGCAAaggctgcagaggcagcagccaGTGCAAGTTGTGCTGCAGCCCCTCCGTCTCATGTCTACCTGCCGGAG GACAAACCACCACCGTACTCTCCTCCTGAAGACAAGAAGACCCAGTAG
- the trim65 gene encoding tripartite motif-containing protein 65, translating into MESSNLCCVICLERFKVPVTIPCGHTFCQDCITLHWDTKTEGGMDIQCPICNETFNPRPALKRNVSLCLLTETAPHCVEIRGAVPVTRQVNTTVLPEALCDRHMKPLVIYCRKDNRCVCYECAIRECNNHEKVLMKDEREKREARLRNKSGELEKHVEDTEKSITELTENIAKARVSLQQTSQWVNAKFSHLMKLLVEKQESTLSFIEQERHTALTQAETRLSTLQDRAQKLRETQGQIAALQAMPDIEFIQESRLVEVPQMKEISPSVTTNLQDKLTVVTDVLSRISKLVSEDLEKAINAAVGQDKQGSPQDKRPVLAVVPSPATPCYPADREGLSAFHCALTFDPRTANAHLQLSQGNQRAEHLTTGPRRVPAHEARFDTTWQVLCFQGFTHGQHYWEVEVSKPWAYLGVTYQGIPRKEKGKRCMVGMNELSWSLQLDERQLSAWHNGRKESVPGQPQQHRIGMLLDYEAGTLTYYGDGQARLHAFHYAFSEELFPACWIGEGVSVTLCPP; encoded by the exons ATGGAGTCTTCAAACCTGTGCTGTGTCATCTGCTTGGAGCGGTTCAAGGTTCCGGTTACTATCCCATGCGGTCACACTTTCTGCCAGGACTGTATCACTCTTCACTGGGACACGAAGACTGAAGGCGGCATGGATATACAATGTCCAATATGCAATGAGACATTCAACCCAAGACCTGCCCTTAAACGaaatgtgtccctgtgtcttCTGACAGAGACGGCACCCCATTGTGTAGAGATCAGAGGTGCTGTCCCAGTAACTAGGCAGGTCAACACCACTGTCCTGCCAGAGGCTCTTTGTGACCGACACATGAAGCCTCTTGTCATCTACTGCAGGAAGGACAACCGTTGTGTGTGCTATGAGTGTGCTATCAGGGAGTGTAACAACCATGAAAAAGTTCTGATGAAGGATGAAAGGGAAAAACGAGAGGCAA GACTGAGGAATAAGAGTGGAGAGTTGGAGAAGCATGTGGAGGATACCGAGAAAAGCatcacagagctgacagagaaTATTGCAAAAGCAAGG GTGTCGCTGCAGCAGACGTCCCAGTGGGTGAACGCAAAGTTTTCCCACCTGATGAAGCTGCTGGTGGAGAAGCAGGAGTCCACCCTGAGTTTCATAGAGCAAGAGCGGCACACTGCTCTCACTCAGGCCGAAACCCGCCTCAGCACTCTGCAGGACAGAGCCCAGAAGCTGAGGGAGACGCAGGGACAGATCGCTGCTCTGCAAGCCATGCCTGACATCGAGTTTATTCAG gAATCAAGGTTAGTTGAGGTCCCGCAGATGAAAGAAATCTCTCCGAGTGTCACCACAAACCTTCAGGACAAACTGACTGTAGTCACTGATGTCTTGTCTCGAATCTCCAAGCTGGTGTCAGAGGACTTGGAGAAGGCAATAAATGCAGCAGTTGGGCAGGACAAACAAG GTTCTCCCCAGGATAAGCGTCCTGTGTTGGCGGTAGTCCCAAGCCCTGCCACCCCTTGTTACCCAGCTGACAGGGAGGGCCTCAGTGCAT TTCACTGTGCCCTCACCTTTGACCCACGCACAGCCAACGCTCACCTGCAGCTGTCTCAGGGAAACCAGCGGGCGGAGCACCTCACCACAGGGCCGCGCAGAGTCCCCGCCCACGAGGCGCGATTCGACACCACCTGGCAGGTGCTGTGCTTCCAAGGCTTTACTCACGGCCAGCACTactgggaggtggaggtgtcCAAGCCCTGGGCCTACCTGGGGGTGACCTATCAAGGGATCCCACGCAAGGAGAAGGGCAAGCGCTGCATGGTGGGCATGAACGAGCTGTCCTGGAGCCTGCAGCTGGACGAGAGGCAGCTCAGCGCCTGGCACAACGGCAGGAAGGAGTCTGTGCCGGGACAGCCACAGCAGCACCGTATCGGGATGCTACTGGACTACGAGGCTGGGACTCTGACCTACTACGGGGACGGCCAGGCTCGTCTGCACGCCTTTCACTATGCCTTCTCTGAGGAGCTGTTCCCCGCCTGCTGGATCGGCGAAGGAGTGAGCGTGACACTCTGTCCGCCCTGA